The following proteins are encoded in a genomic region of Arachis ipaensis cultivar K30076 chromosome B02, Araip1.1, whole genome shotgun sequence:
- the LOC107628582 gene encoding uncharacterized protein LOC107628582, with protein sequence MEADACQSEATHGSKQATRNRNQARRRRTTCYCGEWPVLATSSTVENPGRRFWGCVNFGIGEECGYFVWAEPEEEPSQVSRLRTKVRNLKSKMEKVEFRFMVAVGVALVGWTFALILVCEKTSSTKFGRLLLQ encoded by the exons ATGGAGGCTGATGCATGCCAATCTGAAGCAACACACGGCAGCAAGCAGGCGACAAGAAATAGAAACCAGGCACGTCGAAGGAGGACAACGTGCTACTGTGGGGAATGGCCTGTGCTCGCAACCTCATCGACGGTCGAAAATCCCGGGCGGAGGTTCTGGGGTTGCGTTAACTTTGGG ATTGGAGAGGAATGCGGCTATTTTGTATGGGCAGAACCAGAGGAAGAGCCCTCACAAGTTTCAAGGCTAAGGACGAAGGTCAGAAATTTGAAGAGCAAAATGGAGAAGGTTGAGTTCAGGTTCATGGTTGCAGTGGGAGTTGCTTTAGTTGGATGGACATTTGCCCTAATATTGGTTTGTGAGAAAACAAGCAGCACCAAATTTGGGAGACTTTTACTACAATGA